The following proteins are co-located in the Heliorestis convoluta genome:
- a CDS encoding D-2-hydroxyacid dehydrogenase: MKVLTTMAIKEIYLDRLEDMYPGVHWRVCRSTGEALEYLPRADVLVTYGDGLTSQWLRRAEKLRWIHSMSAGLENIPFETLKEREITLTNVRGIHRIQVAEHTLGVMLAFVRQLPFFVRMQEQSRWEYHVRFNELYEQTVTIVGLGALGQEIAAKANAFGMRVTGVNTDGRDVEGVHKVYPADQLRRALSEADFVVVTVPLVEKTEKLIGAAELDVMKKSAIVINVARGKVIDQKALVESLQEGRIAGAALDVFEKEPLSPNNPLWKMNNVMITPHVAGRSPRYMERALEVFETNLKAFMEDKPLPLNVIDLEKGY, from the coding sequence ATGAAAGTTCTTACGACGATGGCTATCAAAGAGATTTATCTTGATCGCTTGGAAGATATGTATCCAGGCGTTCACTGGCGCGTTTGTCGTTCCACTGGGGAAGCGCTTGAATACTTACCGAGAGCCGATGTATTAGTCACTTATGGTGACGGACTTACGTCACAATGGTTAAGGCGAGCTGAAAAGTTACGGTGGATTCATTCCATGAGTGCAGGGTTAGAAAATATTCCTTTCGAGACCTTAAAAGAAAGAGAAATCACTTTAACGAATGTACGAGGGATTCACCGGATTCAAGTGGCTGAGCATACTCTCGGTGTGATGTTGGCTTTCGTTCGCCAGTTGCCTTTCTTTGTGCGCATGCAAGAACAGTCTCGATGGGAATATCACGTTCGTTTTAATGAGCTTTATGAACAAACGGTAACCATTGTAGGCTTAGGCGCTCTGGGTCAAGAGATTGCTGCGAAAGCAAATGCCTTTGGCATGCGAGTCACTGGTGTGAATACCGATGGCAGAGATGTAGAAGGTGTTCATAAAGTGTATCCAGCCGATCAACTGCGTCGAGCTTTGTCAGAAGCAGACTTTGTCGTTGTAACAGTACCTCTAGTAGAGAAAACAGAAAAGTTAATTGGTGCAGCTGAACTTGATGTAATGAAGAAATCAGCCATTGTAATCAATGTGGCTCGTGGTAAAGTGATCGATCAAAAGGCGCTCGTTGAGTCGCTACAAGAAGGTCGCATCGCCGGTGCAGCCCTTGATGTCTTCGAGAAAGAGCCTCTCTCCCCCAATAACCCTCTTTGGAAAATGAACAATGTAATGATCACGCCCCATGTGGCGGGTCGCTCTCCTCGTTATATGGAGCGTGCCTTAGAAGTCTTTGAAACCAATCTAAAAGCGTTTATGGAAGACAAGCCACTACCCTTAAATGTTATTGACTTAGAAAAAGGATATTAA
- the nth gene encoding endonuclease III has protein sequence MDRDSLIVSTLIEMYPDACCALFFNNPFELLIATILAAQATDKSVNQITPALFSRYPTPADFLTLSQEELEKEIKTIGLYKNKARHILATCKILVEEHGGDVPANREALEALPGVGRKTANVVLSNAFNIPTIAVDTHVFRVSNRLGLADSKDLWKTEQALMEKVPESLWSQLHHCLIFHGRQVCHARKPACDGCQLALHCKMYLGADGSK, from the coding sequence CTGGACAGAGACAGTCTCATTGTATCAACACTTATAGAGATGTATCCAGACGCTTGTTGTGCATTATTCTTCAATAATCCTTTTGAACTGCTTATTGCTACTATTTTGGCCGCTCAAGCGACGGATAAGTCTGTCAATCAGATTACACCAGCTCTTTTCTCACGCTACCCCACACCAGCAGATTTTCTCACACTTTCTCAAGAAGAACTAGAGAAAGAAATTAAGACGATTGGCCTATATAAAAATAAAGCACGTCATATTCTAGCAACTTGTAAGATCTTGGTGGAAGAGCATGGTGGAGACGTACCAGCCAATCGAGAAGCATTAGAAGCTCTGCCAGGTGTAGGTAGAAAAACGGCCAATGTGGTGCTGAGCAATGCTTTCAACATACCGACCATTGCTGTGGACACCCATGTATTTCGTGTTTCTAATCGACTGGGTCTTGCTGATAGCAAAGATCTTTGGAAGACGGAACAAGCTTTGATGGAGAAGGTTCCAGAATCATTGTGGTCACAGCTTCATCATTGCCTTATCTTTCATGGCCGACAAGTTTGCCATGCTCGTAAACCAGCCTGTGACGGTTGCCAACTTGCACTGCACTGTAAAATGTATCTAGGAGCTGACGGCTCGAAGTAA
- a CDS encoding DUF896 domain-containing protein, whose translation MIPKELIERINELSRKNRAEGLTDEEKVERDGLRRQYVEAMRTRFKDVLDNVKIVSPEEAASLNTEKGNGLPTDKTCSCCSHDHKVH comes from the coding sequence ATGATACCGAAAGAACTCATTGAGCGAATCAACGAACTGTCTCGCAAGAACCGCGCAGAAGGTCTGACTGACGAGGAGAAAGTCGAGAGAGATGGCTTACGTCGCCAATATGTAGAAGCCATGAGAACTCGTTTCAAAGATGTCCTTGACAACGTAAAAATTGTGTCACCAGAAGAAGCCGCCTCGTTGAATACAGAGAAAGGCAATGGCCTGCCTACAGATAAGACATGCAGTTGCTGCAGTCATGATCATAAAGTGCATTAA
- a CDS encoding DUF3243 family protein: MVDIEGFKERLASRIAEGKEHGISDDVMKEGIVNLADIAVHFFSANKPEEKLMKELWEVSTEDEKKVLANVLLRYGKQALH, encoded by the coding sequence ATGGTTGATATTGAAGGTTTCAAAGAACGGCTGGCTTCAAGAATTGCAGAAGGGAAAGAACATGGTATCTCCGATGATGTTATGAAAGAAGGCATTGTCAATCTAGCTGATATTGCTGTTCATTTCTTTTCTGCGAATAAGCCGGAAGAAAAGCTAATGAAAGAACTTTGGGAAGTTAGCACAGAAGATGAGAAAAAAGTTTTGGCCAATGTTCTTTTGCGCTACGGTAAGCAGGCTTTGCATTAA
- a CDS encoding rubredoxin-like domain-containing protein, which translates to MFKCGVCGYIHEGDAAPKVCPKCGAPQEKFTQLSEEGANLVEKSRVTNDIYVQLLANLESVIVLAEEGREEDLDPPCNKLFDEIKKSAIEYRQSIKAELQGHMNKGKWG; encoded by the coding sequence ATGTTCAAATGTGGTGTTTGTGGCTATATCCATGAAGGCGATGCAGCTCCTAAAGTCTGTCCAAAGTGCGGCGCTCCACAAGAAAAGTTTACCCAGCTTTCAGAAGAAGGGGCTAACTTAGTTGAAAAGTCCCGTGTTACCAACGATATTTACGTTCAACTGCTCGCGAACTTAGAAAGTGTAATCGTTCTTGCTGAAGAAGGTCGCGAAGAAGATCTTGATCCTCCCTGTAATAAGCTTTTTGATGAAATCAAAAAGAGCGCCATCGAGTATAGACAGTCTATTAAAGCAGAACTACAAGGTCATATGAACAAAGGAAAATGGGGATAA
- a CDS encoding helix-turn-helix domain-containing protein: MIATRLRTVREQSGLTQAELAEKAGVSPGLIGQLEQGKVQPSLRTIERISEVLGVTPCYFLVPQPSLDSLLH; this comes from the coding sequence ATGATTGCGACGCGCCTGCGCACAGTGCGAGAGCAATCAGGGTTAACACAAGCAGAATTGGCCGAAAAAGCCGGTGTTTCTCCTGGCTTGATCGGTCAATTAGAACAAGGGAAGGTACAGCCTTCTTTACGCACCATAGAACGCATTTCTGAAGTGCTTGGCGTTACACCTTGTTACTTTCTTGTACCCCAGCCTTCCCTTGATAGTCTTCTGCACTAA
- a CDS encoding beta-propeller domain-containing protein, giving the protein MRDFSRVCKNIVIAFLAVLTLPLLSACGAEKQGENLYNQDLPVLNRTNHPVNDSDEVMPDLKEIEKKEKVEEGGLLQWDDRYLYTVKGNQLLIAQIMPVDEMKILQVVEIEDGFYPVDLFVEGRHLALIGTVEKDRAVYEDSVEQDRAFFTPASVKALVYEIDDYFQLQLKRKVLLEGRYLSSRRVGAVLYLIANRSRSYHPSEGDQKEVWSAFFDTASAENPAVIDVPEIHYFPYYVEPEYLLVASFNMLQHEQKAQIAAYLGAGEYVYASPKNLYVAVTQYNPKNPLIVAPEQERVNPLGSLTLDEHTSIYKFAIQDGKLVFKGQGTVPGTLLHRYSMDEQEGKLRIVTTKGNPWVEGEGGARQQLYLLDETLSIAGKLEEIAPGEQLTTLCFLDKEIFLVTFQEESTLHRIAIETDSKVLNLTKIMHFPGYYNLLYPYGDRSLLGLGKDKGILLSFFDLSDPDQPVSNEKFVERVGHYGSDTPLFRDQHSLFIGKDSKIIAFPVKITEEDKEKEAFFGFYVYRFDEEKGFHLMGKIEEAQKDWEEGWTGRIFTIEKNFYTVSPSKVQVFGLEQLEYRGELRFP; this is encoded by the coding sequence GTGCGTGACTTCTCAAGGGTATGTAAAAATATAGTAATTGCTTTTTTAGCAGTTCTTACGTTACCTTTGCTTAGCGCTTGTGGTGCTGAAAAGCAAGGTGAAAACCTTTATAATCAAGACCTTCCTGTGTTAAATAGAACGAATCATCCAGTGAATGATTCTGATGAAGTTATGCCTGATCTGAAAGAGATAGAAAAAAAGGAAAAAGTAGAAGAAGGCGGCTTGTTACAATGGGACGATCGCTATCTTTATACAGTTAAAGGGAATCAGCTTCTTATTGCCCAGATTATGCCTGTAGATGAGATGAAAATCCTTCAAGTGGTGGAAATAGAAGATGGCTTTTATCCTGTCGATCTATTTGTAGAGGGTCGTCATCTCGCTTTGATTGGAACGGTTGAGAAAGATCGGGCTGTTTATGAAGATTCGGTAGAACAAGATCGAGCTTTTTTTACGCCAGCTTCGGTGAAAGCACTGGTCTATGAAATCGATGATTATTTCCAACTGCAGCTTAAACGAAAGGTGTTGCTGGAAGGACGTTATCTGAGCTCGCGACGTGTTGGAGCGGTCTTATACTTGATAGCCAACCGAAGTAGGAGCTACCACCCTTCAGAAGGGGATCAAAAGGAAGTCTGGTCAGCTTTTTTTGATACAGCAAGTGCTGAAAATCCGGCAGTGATAGATGTTCCGGAAATACATTATTTTCCTTACTATGTAGAACCTGAATATTTACTGGTTGCCTCTTTTAACATGCTACAACATGAACAAAAAGCCCAGATAGCAGCCTATCTCGGTGCTGGAGAGTATGTCTATGCCTCCCCCAAAAACCTCTATGTAGCTGTAACACAATATAATCCGAAGAATCCCTTGATTGTAGCACCGGAGCAAGAGCGGGTAAATCCATTAGGAAGTCTCACTCTTGATGAGCATACATCGATTTATAAATTTGCGATTCAAGATGGCAAGTTGGTTTTCAAAGGGCAAGGTACTGTACCGGGCACCTTATTACATCGCTATTCCATGGATGAACAAGAGGGAAAATTGCGAATTGTAACGACCAAAGGAAACCCCTGGGTGGAGGGAGAAGGTGGCGCTAGGCAGCAATTGTATCTTTTAGACGAAACCTTGTCTATCGCCGGTAAGCTCGAAGAGATTGCGCCAGGTGAACAGCTTACGACACTTTGTTTTTTGGATAAGGAAATCTTTCTTGTTACTTTTCAAGAAGAGTCTACCTTACACAGAATTGCTATTGAAACCGATTCAAAAGTGTTGAACTTGACCAAGATAATGCATTTCCCAGGCTACTATAACCTTCTTTATCCTTATGGCGATCGTAGCTTGCTTGGCTTGGGAAAAGACAAAGGGATTCTTCTCAGTTTTTTCGATCTTTCAGACCCGGATCAGCCTGTATCCAATGAGAAATTCGTAGAGAGAGTAGGGCACTACGGTAGCGATACGCCTCTTTTTCGGGATCAGCATTCTTTATTCATAGGAAAAGATAGCAAAATTATAGCCTTTCCGGTAAAAATTACTGAAGAAGATAAGGAAAAAGAAGCTTTTTTTGGTTTTTATGTATACCGGTTTGATGAAGAGAAAGGATTTCATTTAATGGGTAAAATCGAAGAAGCGCAAAAAGATTGGGAGGAAGGTTGGACGGGAAGGATCTTTACCATTGAGAAAAATTTCTACACTGTTTCTCCTAGCAAGGTACAAGTTTTTGGGCTAGAGCAACTGGAATATCGCGGAGAACTACGTTTTCCCTAG
- a CDS encoding LysM peptidoglycan-binding domain-containing protein, whose amino-acid sequence MKKKKLLYPVSVSLLAGLLLLPSLSAASQATYQVKSGDSLWKIATSHSMTVQELMQMNNLNHTMIYPGQTLHIQSGRYTVQAGDSMFRISQKLGISLHSFIAANPGINHNNIHVGQTLNLPAQNAPAPAPAPAPAPAPAPAPAPQQPAQQSFEQQVANLVNQERAKAGLQPMSFDAALSNVAHIKAKDMIDNNYFSHTSPTHGSPFDMMRSYGIQYRTAGENIARGQRTPQEVMNAWMNSPGHRANILNANFNTIGVGYYQGAWVQMFVGR is encoded by the coding sequence ATGAAAAAGAAAAAGTTGCTATATCCCGTGAGCGTCAGCCTTCTCGCCGGTCTTCTGCTTCTCCCAAGCCTCTCTGCCGCGTCGCAGGCTACATATCAAGTAAAGTCTGGTGACTCTCTCTGGAAGATTGCTACCTCTCATTCCATGACCGTGCAAGAATTAATGCAGATGAATAATCTGAACCATACTATGATCTACCCCGGACAAACTCTTCATATCCAAAGTGGCCGATATACTGTCCAAGCAGGCGACAGCATGTTCAGAATCTCTCAAAAATTAGGTATTAGCCTGCACAGCTTTATTGCTGCCAACCCTGGCATCAATCACAATAACATTCACGTCGGTCAAACTTTGAACCTACCTGCTCAAAATGCACCGGCTCCTGCTCCAGCACCAGCACCTGCACCTGCGCCTGCGCCTGCGCCTGCTCCACAACAACCAGCTCAGCAATCTTTTGAGCAACAAGTGGCCAACCTAGTCAACCAGGAACGTGCCAAAGCAGGCTTACAGCCCATGAGCTTCGATGCAGCGCTTAGCAATGTAGCTCATATTAAAGCCAAAGATATGATCGACAATAATTATTTTTCTCATACCTCTCCAACCCATGGCTCTCCTTTTGATATGATGAGAAGCTACGGCATTCAATATCGCACAGCCGGCGAAAACATTGCTCGTGGTCAAAGAACGCCCCAAGAAGTGATGAATGCTTGGATGAATAGCCCTGGACACAGAGCAAATATCCTAAATGCCAACTTTAATACCATCGGTGTTGGCTACTACCAAGGTGCTTGGGTGCAAATGTTTGTCGGTCGCTAA
- a CDS encoding sodium-dependent transporter: MNNGHREQWASRIGFILAAAGSAVGLGNIWRFSYVAGEQGGAAFVFIYLIAILLIGYPLMVTEIAIGRKTQKNPIGAFKSLAPDTPWWIVGALGVLTAFVILSFYSVVAGWSLAYTFKAFGGFVPGLDYEGIFISHITDVYMPIFWHAAFMILTLVIIASGVVKGIQRWSKVLMPLLFAILLALVVRGLTLEGAGAGVAFYLTPDFTEISGETFLTALGQAFFTLSLGMGALITYGSYLSQKENVSDSAGWVVGMDTLVALLAGFAIFPAVFAIGFDPAGGVGLAFITLPAVFAEMPLGGLFGFLFFLLLTIAALTSAISLLEVVVAWLIDEKGWDRLKASMLMGLIIFVVGLPPTLGYSVLSGVTIFGMDILDTYDFLSGNILLPLGGLLTSIFAGYIWRAKSVIDEANNPKGKIVFGQWYGYVIQYLLPLAIGAVLIWGIISTFIE; the protein is encoded by the coding sequence GTGAACAATGGCCACCGAGAACAATGGGCCTCCCGAATTGGTTTTATTCTAGCTGCCGCTGGATCGGCTGTAGGACTAGGTAACATCTGGCGCTTTTCCTATGTAGCTGGTGAACAAGGTGGTGCTGCCTTTGTATTCATCTACCTCATCGCCATCCTTTTAATCGGCTATCCTCTTATGGTCACAGAAATTGCTATCGGTCGTAAAACACAAAAAAATCCGATTGGAGCCTTCAAGAGTTTAGCACCCGATACCCCTTGGTGGATTGTAGGCGCCTTAGGTGTACTCACTGCTTTTGTCATTCTCTCATTCTATTCTGTTGTTGCTGGTTGGTCATTGGCTTATACCTTTAAAGCCTTTGGTGGCTTTGTGCCTGGCTTGGACTATGAAGGAATTTTTATCTCCCATATTACGGACGTCTATATGCCCATTTTCTGGCATGCTGCTTTTATGATTCTGACACTCGTCATTATTGCTTCTGGTGTCGTCAAAGGAATTCAGCGGTGGTCTAAAGTCTTAATGCCTCTCCTTTTTGCCATATTGCTGGCTTTAGTAGTTCGCGGATTGACTTTAGAAGGGGCTGGTGCAGGTGTCGCTTTTTATCTGACGCCTGATTTTACAGAAATCTCTGGTGAAACCTTTCTAACAGCGCTGGGGCAAGCCTTCTTTACCTTAAGCCTTGGTATGGGTGCCTTAATTACCTACGGAAGTTACCTTTCTCAAAAAGAAAACGTATCTGATAGCGCCGGCTGGGTTGTCGGTATGGATACCCTAGTAGCCCTCCTTGCGGGCTTTGCCATCTTCCCTGCTGTTTTTGCCATTGGCTTTGACCCTGCAGGTGGTGTTGGCTTAGCTTTTATCACCTTACCCGCCGTTTTTGCAGAGATGCCGCTGGGAGGCCTTTTCGGATTTCTCTTTTTCCTCTTGCTCACCATCGCTGCACTTACTTCTGCCATCTCCCTCTTAGAAGTGGTCGTTGCCTGGCTTATTGATGAAAAAGGCTGGGATCGGCTCAAAGCCTCTATGCTCATGGGCTTAATCATCTTCGTCGTAGGACTTCCACCTACCTTGGGTTACAGTGTACTCAGTGGTGTCACCATCTTCGGTATGGATATTCTAGACACCTATGATTTTCTCAGTGGTAACATTTTGCTTCCCTTGGGTGGACTTCTGACTAGTATCTTTGCCGGCTACATTTGGAGAGCAAAAAGTGTAATAGATGAGGCGAATAACCCCAAAGGTAAGATCGTCTTTGGTCAGTGGTATGGCTATGTCATTCAATACCTTTTACCTCTTGCCATCGGCGCCGTCTTGATCTGGGGCATCATTAGCACTTTCATTGAATAA
- a CDS encoding TVP38/TMEM64 family protein, with translation MIKIIRQYRSLTLLIVLMLLPFVVTYLGIDLVAFLDHVREHSGVALFFTIPLHVLLSVSPMGSEPVALANGFIYGIWLGTLVNWIGSLTGSIVGYWLIYHSAEEAKFSRYMEKLPPLIRNIPVSSPLFLIGVRFIPFVGSDIVKYVAPLWKVPFGRYLWTSALAIFPIALVMAALGSGATYLIDFINRYWL, from the coding sequence ATGATCAAAATTATACGTCAATATCGCTCTCTGACTCTTCTGATAGTGCTGATGCTTCTTCCTTTTGTCGTTACCTATCTCGGCATTGACCTGGTTGCTTTTCTTGATCATGTTCGTGAACATAGTGGTGTGGCTTTGTTTTTTACCATTCCTTTGCATGTTCTTTTAAGTGTTTCACCGATGGGGTCTGAACCTGTGGCTTTGGCCAATGGCTTTATTTATGGAATCTGGCTAGGTACTTTGGTAAATTGGATAGGATCTCTTACCGGCTCAATTGTAGGATACTGGCTTATATATCATAGTGCCGAGGAGGCCAAATTCTCCCGCTATATGGAGAAATTGCCCCCCCTGATTCGGAACATACCTGTATCTTCGCCTCTTTTCTTGATCGGTGTACGATTTATTCCTTTTGTAGGCAGCGATATCGTCAAATATGTGGCACCTCTTTGGAAAGTGCCTTTTGGCCGTTATCTTTGGACTTCTGCTTTGGCCATTTTTCCAATAGCTCTAGTAATGGCTGCACTAGGAAGTGGTGCGACCTACCTGATTGACTTTATCAATCGCTATTGGCTATGA
- a CDS encoding phage holin, LLH family — MPYGDLMVIALYIMIFGLIAIVTFVIRNFGPSIVEYINSKTTEQQRELLAFLARSAVLFARNRFGHLSGQEQFTQAIDYFNKALVEKGIPISREEMEGLLELAYEEAKKAGLLQSLSKKIDEN, encoded by the coding sequence GTGCCATATGGCGATCTCATGGTAATTGCTCTCTATATAATGATCTTTGGTCTCATTGCGATTGTAACATTTGTAATTCGTAACTTTGGACCTTCTATCGTAGAGTATATCAATAGTAAAACGACGGAACAGCAACGGGAATTGCTTGCTTTTCTGGCTCGCAGTGCCGTCTTATTTGCGAGAAATCGTTTTGGTCACTTATCAGGTCAAGAACAGTTTACGCAGGCCATTGATTACTTTAACAAGGCTTTGGTGGAGAAAGGAATTCCTATCAGTCGAGAAGAGATGGAAGGACTTTTGGAGTTAGCCTATGAAGAAGCCAAAAAAGCAGGTTTATTGCAATCACTGTCAAAAAAGATAGATGAGAATTAA